One region of Corvus moneduloides isolate bCorMon1 chromosome 15, bCorMon1.pri, whole genome shotgun sequence genomic DNA includes:
- the LOC116451374 gene encoding lateral signaling target protein 2 homolog isoform X1: MLPAALRRWLRRPKRSDPRLLSQFFFADERVTRVVAEINGLDAELDPQQYLVLLNQLHLSQAHLLAVLERIMEECIPTQRHSRDYLVKFPEELLVDSLGNHMLFAAECLLAGTFLEVEESDGAQLRPQARNLLCSLELVRTVLREQSLSQPNSYPEPVRAALIQFDWLFAEFELSYVSSLVAVKSPDEIYRQQEIVVLFCETVERALHLGYLTQEMIDGYEPLLMFTIPRLAIISGLLIYPEGPLSLERSPEEMSRVFSPFYNLLKKIRDLLRVLSAEELCLLERSLCTAEQEDPRSPDAPPAWGAVVPSVDPPAPFSLLEVPHATPPPPACTTRLGPPSAVDELGTDGQRGCAAGREQGQDGKSLSTGTRISHTIPGVMVTAPLHSPQPLGSSPEMRVDATPGAHCSELRSRYSSTKDMLHTLFVCISGVADQLQTNFASDMRSILKTVFKIVCSQAEPSEEQSDSKEKDGDSSVADAPHVADCPLCSSPAEAAGLWRAAGTRRLPEWVPDSTCCQCSACRSPFTLLRRRHHCRSCGKIFCARCSPNTAVLPHYGQTKPVRVCTHCYTTHLPPTSRYARSQ, encoded by the exons ATGCTGCCCGCTGCCCTCCGCCGATGGCTCCGCCGACCCAAG CGCTCCGACCCACGCCTGCTCTCCCAGTTCTTCTTTGCCGACGAGAGGGTGACACGGGTGGTGGCTGAGATCAACGGGCTGGATGCCGAACTGGATCCGCAGCAGTACCTGGTGCTCCTCAACCAGCTCCACCTCAGCCAG gctcACCTGCTGGCCGTCCTGGAGCGGATCATGGAAGAGTGCATTCCCACACAGCGGCACAGCCGTGACTACCTGGTCAAGTTCCCCGAGGAGCTCTTGGTGGACAGCTTGGGGAACCACATGCTGTTTGCTGCCGAG TGCCTCCTGGCTGGGACCTTCCTGGAGGTGGAGGAGTCAGATGGGGCACAGCTGAGGCCCCAGGCCAGGAATCTGCTGTGCAGCTTGGAGCTGGTCCGGACGGTGCTgcgggagcagagcctgagccaACCCAACTCCTACCCAGAGCCTGTCCGGGCTGCGCTCATCCAATTCGACTGGCTATTTGCAGAGTTTGAGCTGAG CTACGTGTCCTCACTGGTGGCAGTGAAGTCTCCTGATGAGATCTACAGGCAGCAGGAAATCGTTGTGCTCTTTTGTGAGACGGTGGAAAG agccctgcaccTGGGCTACCTGACCCAGGAGATGATTGATGGATATGAACCGCTGCTGATGTTCACCATCCCTCGCCTGGCCATTATCAG TGGTCTCCTCATTTACCCCGAGGGTCCCCTCAGCCTGGAGCGGAGCCCTGAGGAGATGTCTCGGGTCTTCAGCCCTTTCTACAACCTCCTGAAGAAGATCAG GGACCTGCTGCGGGTGCTGTCAGCAGaggagctctgcctgctggaGAGGAGCCTGTGCACAGCCGAACAGGAGGATCCCCGCAGTCCGGATGCCCCCCCAGCTTGGGGGGCAGTTGTGCCCAGTGTGGACCCCCCTGCTCCCTTCAGTCTTCTGGAGGTCCCTCATGCCACCCCACCACCGCCGGCCTGCACGACGCGACTGGGACCCCCCAGTGCAGTGGATGAGCTGGGCACCGATGGGCAGCGGGGGTGTGCGGCgggcagggaacagggccaAGATGGCAAATCCCTGTCCACTGGGACACGGATATCTCATACCATCCCTGGCGTAATGGTCACCGCccccctgcacagcccccagcccctcgggAGCAGCCCAGAGATGAGGGTTGATGCCACCCCAGGTGCCCACTGCTCGGAGCTGCGCTCCCGCTACAGCAGCACCAAGGACATGCTGCACACCCTCTTCGTCTGCATCTCAG GGGTGGCTGATCAGCTCCAGACCAACTTTGCCAGTGACATGCGAAGCATCTTGAAAACAGTCTTCAAGATCGTGTGCTCACAGGCGGAGCCCTCGGAGGAACAGAGCGACAGCA aagagaaggatggtgactccagtGTGGCAGATGCTCCTCACGTAGCCGACTGCCCACTGTGCTCCAGCCCCGCAGAGGCTGCCGGACTCTGGAGGGCAG CAGGCACCCGCCGCCTGCCCGAGTGGGTGCCAGACAGCACATGCTGCCAGTGCTCTGCCTGCCGCTCGCCCTTCACCCTGCTACGCCGCCGGCACCACTGCCGCAGCTGTGGGAAG ATCTTCTGTGCCCGCTGCTCACCGAATACTGCAGTGCTGCCCCACTACGGCCAGACCAAACCGGTACGTGTTTGCACCCACTGCTACACCACACACCTCCCACCCACATCCCGCTACGCCCGGAGCCAGTGA
- the PRELID1 gene encoding PRELI domain-containing protein 1, mitochondrial: MGKYCASLGVLKGPWDQVFAAFWQRYPNPYSKHVLTEDIVHREVTPDHKLLSRRLLTKTNRMPRWAERFFPANVAHSVYILEDSIVDPKNRTMTTFTWNINHARLMVVEERCEYRVNPENSNWTEVKREAWVSSSLFGVSRAIQEFGLARFKSNVTKSTKGFEYVLARMQGETPSKTLVETAKEATEKAKETALAATEKAKDLASKAATKKKQYV, translated from the exons ATGGGGAAATACTGCGCCAGCCTGGGCGTCCTCAAGGGGCCCTGGGACCAGGTGTTCGCCGCCTTCTGGCAGCGCTACCCCAACCCCTACAG CAAACATGTCCTGACTGAGGACATCGTGCACCGGGAGGTGACGCCGGACCACAAGCTGCTCTCTCGGCGGCTCCTGACCAAGACCAACCGGATGCCGCGTTGGGCAGAGCGCTTCTTCCCAGCCAATGTCGCCCACTCCGTCTACATCCTGGAGGACTCTATCGTGGACCCCAAGAACCGAACCATGACCACATTCACCTGGAACATCAACCACGCTCGCCTCATG GTGGTGGAGGAGCGCTGCGAGTACCGGGTGAACCCCGAGAACAGCAACTGGACCGAGGTCAAGCGGGAAGCCTGGGTATCTTCCAGCCTGTTTGGCGTCTCGCGGGCCATCCAG GAGTTTGGTCTGGCCAGGTTCAAAAGCAACGTGACCAAGAGCACCAAGGGATTTGAATACGTGCTAGCAAGAATGCAAG GAGAAACTCCATCCAAAACACTGGTGGAGACAGCCAAGGAAGCGACTGAGAAAGCCAAGGAAACAGCTCTGGCTGCTACGGAGAAAGCCAAGGACCTGGCGAGCAAGGCAGCCACCAAGAAGAAGCAGTATGTGTGA
- the MXD3 gene encoding max dimerization protein 3: MEPAATSIQVLLQAAEFLEHREHREHREHRYPLGLAEAEHGYAAICPAPSRRAVGSVRSVHNALEKHRRAQLRCCLERLKQQVPLGAGPSRSTTLSLLHRARLHIQRLEEQELRARRAKDRLRDRQRSLQRRLELLLLPTDGERARADSLDSSQLSEPSEGEDAEVEVDGVVFTGDLLPSFGTGRDHSYSSPHSPAS; encoded by the exons ATGGAGCCCGCGGCCACCAGCATCCAGGTGCTGCTCCAGGCGGCCGAGTTCCTGGAGCACCGGGAGCACCGCGAGCATCGCGAGCACCGCTACCCGCTCGGCCTGGCCGAGGCCGAGCACGGCTACGCCGCGATCTGCCCTGCGCCGTCGCGCCGGGCCGTGGGCAGCGTCAG GTCGGTGCACAACGCGCTGGAGAAGCACAG GAGAGCCCAGCTCCGGTGCTGCCTGGAGCGGCTGAAGCAGCAGGTGCCGCTGGGCGCGGGACCGTCCCGTTCCACCACGCTGAGCCTCCTGCACCGTGCCCGGCTTCACATCCAG aggctggaggagcaggagctgagggcacGAAGGGCCAAGGACCGGTTGCGGGACCGGCAGCGGAGCCTGCAGCGGCGGCTGGAATTGCTGCTCTTGCCCACCGACGGGGAACGAGCACGGGCCGACAGCCTGGACTCGTCCCAGCTCTCAGAGCCCTCCGAGGGAG AGGATGCCGAGGTAGAGGTGGATGGCGTGGTGTTCACCGGGGACCTGCTGCCCAGCTTTGGCACCGGGAGGGACCACAGCTACtccagcccccacagccctgcatcCTGA
- the LOC116451374 gene encoding lateral signaling target protein 2 homolog isoform X2, translating to MLPAALRRWLRRPKRSDPRLLSQFFFADERVTRVVAEINGLDAELDPQQYLVLLNQLHLSQAHLLAVLERIMEECIPTQRHSRDYLVKFPEELLVDSLGNHMLFAAECLLAGTFLEVEESDGAQLRPQARNLLCSLELVRTVLREQSLSQPNSYPEPVRAALIQFDWLFAEFELSYVSSLVAVKSPDEIYRQQEIVVLFCETVERALHLGYLTQEMIDGYEPLLMFTIPRLAIISGLLIYPEGPLSLERSPEEMSRVFSPFYNLLKKIRDLLRVLSAEELCLLERSLCTAEQEDPRSPDAPPAWGAVVPSVDPPAPFSLLEVPHATPPPPACTTRLGPPSAVDELGTDGQRGCAAGREQGQDGKSLSTGTRISHTIPGVMVTAPLHSPQPLGSSPEMRVDATPGAHCSELRSRYSSTKDMLHTLFVCISGVADQLQTNFASDMRSILKTVFKIVCSQAEPSEEQSDSKEKDGDSSVADAPHVADCPLCSSPAEAAGLWRAGTRRLPEWVPDSTCCQCSACRSPFTLLRRRHHCRSCGKIFCARCSPNTAVLPHYGQTKPVRVCTHCYTTHLPPTSRYARSQ from the exons ATGCTGCCCGCTGCCCTCCGCCGATGGCTCCGCCGACCCAAG CGCTCCGACCCACGCCTGCTCTCCCAGTTCTTCTTTGCCGACGAGAGGGTGACACGGGTGGTGGCTGAGATCAACGGGCTGGATGCCGAACTGGATCCGCAGCAGTACCTGGTGCTCCTCAACCAGCTCCACCTCAGCCAG gctcACCTGCTGGCCGTCCTGGAGCGGATCATGGAAGAGTGCATTCCCACACAGCGGCACAGCCGTGACTACCTGGTCAAGTTCCCCGAGGAGCTCTTGGTGGACAGCTTGGGGAACCACATGCTGTTTGCTGCCGAG TGCCTCCTGGCTGGGACCTTCCTGGAGGTGGAGGAGTCAGATGGGGCACAGCTGAGGCCCCAGGCCAGGAATCTGCTGTGCAGCTTGGAGCTGGTCCGGACGGTGCTgcgggagcagagcctgagccaACCCAACTCCTACCCAGAGCCTGTCCGGGCTGCGCTCATCCAATTCGACTGGCTATTTGCAGAGTTTGAGCTGAG CTACGTGTCCTCACTGGTGGCAGTGAAGTCTCCTGATGAGATCTACAGGCAGCAGGAAATCGTTGTGCTCTTTTGTGAGACGGTGGAAAG agccctgcaccTGGGCTACCTGACCCAGGAGATGATTGATGGATATGAACCGCTGCTGATGTTCACCATCCCTCGCCTGGCCATTATCAG TGGTCTCCTCATTTACCCCGAGGGTCCCCTCAGCCTGGAGCGGAGCCCTGAGGAGATGTCTCGGGTCTTCAGCCCTTTCTACAACCTCCTGAAGAAGATCAG GGACCTGCTGCGGGTGCTGTCAGCAGaggagctctgcctgctggaGAGGAGCCTGTGCACAGCCGAACAGGAGGATCCCCGCAGTCCGGATGCCCCCCCAGCTTGGGGGGCAGTTGTGCCCAGTGTGGACCCCCCTGCTCCCTTCAGTCTTCTGGAGGTCCCTCATGCCACCCCACCACCGCCGGCCTGCACGACGCGACTGGGACCCCCCAGTGCAGTGGATGAGCTGGGCACCGATGGGCAGCGGGGGTGTGCGGCgggcagggaacagggccaAGATGGCAAATCCCTGTCCACTGGGACACGGATATCTCATACCATCCCTGGCGTAATGGTCACCGCccccctgcacagcccccagcccctcgggAGCAGCCCAGAGATGAGGGTTGATGCCACCCCAGGTGCCCACTGCTCGGAGCTGCGCTCCCGCTACAGCAGCACCAAGGACATGCTGCACACCCTCTTCGTCTGCATCTCAG GGGTGGCTGATCAGCTCCAGACCAACTTTGCCAGTGACATGCGAAGCATCTTGAAAACAGTCTTCAAGATCGTGTGCTCACAGGCGGAGCCCTCGGAGGAACAGAGCGACAGCA aagagaaggatggtgactccagtGTGGCAGATGCTCCTCACGTAGCCGACTGCCCACTGTGCTCCAGCCCCGCAGAGGCTGCCGGACTCTGGAGGGCAG GCACCCGCCGCCTGCCCGAGTGGGTGCCAGACAGCACATGCTGCCAGTGCTCTGCCTGCCGCTCGCCCTTCACCCTGCTACGCCGCCGGCACCACTGCCGCAGCTGTGGGAAG ATCTTCTGTGCCCGCTGCTCACCGAATACTGCAGTGCTGCCCCACTACGGCCAGACCAAACCGGTACGTGTTTGCACCCACTGCTACACCACACACCTCCCACCCACATCCCGCTACGCCCGGAGCCAGTGA
- the RAB24 gene encoding ras-related protein Rab-24 yields the protein MSGRRVDAKVVLLGQEGVGKSSLVERCAHGRFRAGPYQNTIGAAFVAKVMSVGDQTVTLGIWDTAGSERYEAMSRIYYRGARAAVVCYDLTDSGSFQRAKFWVNELQNCEEGCRIYLCGTKSDLLEEDRRKRGVDFHDVQDYADEIKADLFETSSKTGQSVDELFQKVAEDYINFSAFQVMTEDKGVNLGQRNSPYFYSCCHH from the exons ATGAGCGGGAGGCGGGTGGACGCCaaggtggtgctgctggggcaggagggagtgGGCAAGAGCAGTCTCGTGGAGCGCTGCGCCCACGGCCGCTTCCGCGCTGGGCCCTACCAGAAC ACGATTGGAGCCGCTTTTGTGGCCAAGGTGATGTCCGTGGGGGACCAGACAGTGACCCTGGGCATCTGG GACACGGCGGGCTCGGAGCGCTATGAGGCCATGAGCCGCATCTACTACCGGGGAGCCCGGGCTGCCGTCGTCTGCTACG ACCTCACTGACAGTGGCAGTTTCCAGCGAGCCAAGTTCTGGGTGAACGAGCTGCAGAACTGTGAGGAG ggctgccgGATCTACCTGTGCGGCACCAAGAGCGACCTGCTGGAGGAGGACAGGAGGAAGCGGGGGGTTGACTTCCACGATGTGCAGGACTACGCTGATG AGATCAAAGCAGACCTCTTCGAGACCTCCAGTAAAACGGGCCAGAGCGTGG ATGAGCTGTTCCAAAAGGTGGCCGAGGACTACATCAACTTCTCCGCCTTCCAGGTGATGACAG AGGACAAAGGTGTCAACCTGGGCCAGAGGAACAGTCCCTACTTCtacagctgctgccaccactga